The Rattus norvegicus strain BN/NHsdMcwi chromosome 20, GRCr8, whole genome shotgun sequence genomic interval TGTTGGCTACTTTCCATGTGGATTAGAGATAATTTTCAGTGTTGAATAGTCCAGATAATCAGAAGAATTTAGCAGTGTGAGGAGAACTTTGAAGCTGAGTAGATAGCTCAAAGTGCATGAGGAAAGTGATTGTCAGAAAAAGTTGTTCATTTGCAGGTCTTAGGTTTTTGAGTAGGTAAATGTTTTGGATGGATTAAATTTTATAAAgataaatgtaagtaaaaatggAATGGAAAACTGGAGCAAGATTTAGGGAGTTAGTTCTTTGGAGTAAAGTTAAAATGAATGAGTAGACAAAATCATGTTCTCAGTGCTCTTTTTCCAGTGGAATGTATAATTTCAAAGGCACCAAgcacttacatttaaaatatttaagtgttTGCTAAGACTGTTTCCAGCATTATATAATTAAACATTTAACAttccttacttctttttttattttaaatagaaagaaatgcaggaattgAAGCTAAATAGCAACAATTCTGCATCCCCTCATCGCTGGCCTGCAGAACATTACCGACAAGACCCAGTTCCTGATGGGTATCAGGGGTCACAAACTTTTCATGGGGCTCCACTAACAGGTGAGCTGGCAACTAAACAAACCCTGTATTCCAATAAAATACCTCTCTTTTtagattctttctctttttttatagtGCTAAGACTTAAACTTAGAGCCTCATGCTTGCTAGATAGGTGTTCTACTCTGATCTCTATATACCCCAGCTCAGTCCTCTTGGCCCTATTTAAATAGGTAACTTGTGAATTTAACTTGTTTGTGGTTTTGTACATTTTAGAATATAtctgctgggttggggatttagctcagtgaggccctgggttcggtccccagctccgaaaaaaaaaaaaaaagactatatctGCTTAACTGTTTACAAAAACACTATATTTAGTACACTGAAATTTTATAAATCCAATCAGAGAATAAACAAGTTTTAATACTCTAAATATATTAAAGCTTAATCTTTTTATGTGCATACATTGTAGCTATCCTGTGAAATGTTTCATAAATTGAAACATGTTAACTAATATAGTTATATACTAAGAGGTGCCTAATAAGAATTTAAACCTCTTGAGTTATTTTGAtggtttttttattcatttattttgatcgTGAGCCTATCCTTTAATTGctaagttatctctccagcccttattttgaaacattatgattattcaaaggaaaactcatagtgagTTGTTCTCTTGCCATTTATTTACTAGTtaccctttctgtctgtctatcatatcTATTTAtagctgtttgtctgtctgtctacttatttagggttttactatgtagctctggttggcttggaactcaactgtgtagaccaggctggcctcaaattaaaAAACTCATTTACCTGCCTCTTCCTACCAACTTCTAGGCATGCACCCCCACAGCTGGCTCTGTAATAAGTTTTTCATGATACTTGCTTTACATAATTACTATGagtttttgtgtatgtgcagatagttatgaaatattttttactATGTAGTAAACACTAATAGTGTTATtaatagtggttttttttttttttttgtgggtagCTATGTGCAAAAGTACATTTTGTAGGTTATTTTATCACAGTTCCTGGTTTGTAAATACTATTGGTAAACTTggttttatagatgagaaaatagCTTTAGAAGGGTTATTCATTATTAATCACTGTACAGCTAGTTACCCATAGATGTGTCAATTACCCCTAATTCAGAAGCAACTTTCCAGTATGATACATGCCTCCTGGTATTCCTATTCTGAATTTCTGAAATTCTGAAATCTGAAATTCTTCAAAACCTGAAACTTTGAGTGTTGTCACAGTATTTTAAGTGGAAAAACCCTATACCATACATTCATATGACAGGTTGTTGTCAAAATATATTCACTGAAAATGTGTAAAATTGCCAGGCATGCTGTGGTAGCAAACATGCGTGTAATCTAGTACTCAAGATGCTAAGCTAGGAAGATCAcaagtctaaggccagcctggcttgcatagtaaggccctgtctcaaacaaatccATAGACCTTTAGGATGTATACGGATGAATTTATGAAATATGGATGGATATAGTAGTACTTGCATTCTATTCTTAcgacattttatatatatgtaaatattcagATGTCTGAAATAACATTTGGCACCAAAAATTTGGACAAGAGATACTTAACTAGAACAATAATGTATATTGATTGGGGAGGTAGGTGAGCAGCATTTTACTTGAGCCCAGACTATTCTAGAGCCTATGATATAGAATCACTGACTTACAGTGATTCTCCTGTCACTGCCTGAGGGGCGGGATTGAAGGTGTGAACCACTGGTCCCTTGAGTGCatgttgttttctaattgctttcAAACCAGGAAGGTTAGAGTGAGATTTAGATAAGCACAATTTGTGTTTGGTTCATAGAGCCACACTTAAAGaaatcactgtttttttttctctctctctctttttttttttcctggagctgaggaccttgcacttgctaggcaagcgctctaccactgagctaaatctccaacccccactGTTTTCTTCTCACAGTGATTTCTAAGTTTTAGCCAAGTTTTGTGAAGTTAAACTCAAATGTCATATGTTACAGGGGACAATAGGCTGGCTGGCCTAGAGTTTATTAGTGACTGTGTGCAGTGGTTACTTCAGCCTCTCTTTGGTTACTGTTTGCATTTCTCCTGTGCATAGGCAAAAAATGTAACGTTCATGTTTCTCATTCTTGTAATGACAGAATTGTGATGACTAGTACAACTTGTTTTATAGTTATGAAAACCTTAAAATTGCTTGTTGATGACAGGGTCATAAGCTTATTGGTAGCTCTCTCCACCCCCTTCATGTTCATAGTAACAATAGACAGAAGAATTCTTGTTTTCTAAAAATGAGATTCCTAGAAGGTAAAGATAAGTAAACATACTTGGAAATATTGAGCAATGTAAAGAAAACTACAAATTAACtatcctttaaaaacaaagtctttaaaatGGTTTccttttatgcatatgggtgttttgtttgcatgtatgtctgtgtaccacgtgtgCCTAGTACCTGAGGCCAGATAAAGATGTCGGAtcacctggaactagagttaataATTATGAGCTACCAACCTTGTACTTCTAGAAActtaaactgctgagccacctctccacccccccccccccccgaaacaTTTGGAACATTGTCATTTCGAtcttaaaatgattttatgaGATTGttactatatttatatatatgtgtgtgtgtgtgtgtttgtgtgtgtatacacatcatgctttttaaatgttactttaaatttgaaacatttttaaaaaaaatctttgaaagtgCTGTTATTGACCATATGCAAACGATCACATGACCATATTTCCTTATATGCAAATATTGCCAGTATTCTTTTTTATAATGTTTTAGTTTGTGCTCCTCTAAATAATGTTTGGACACATTTTTCAGGTTAGAATCTTAGaaatttcatcttattttattgTGCTGAAGCTTAAACCTAAGGCTTAATTGAATTGAACTATACTCTCAAACTCCAGGCATTTTAGCagttctgtttttgcttttattactaGTACCTAATAGCACCATCTTGTACTCTATATTATACAAAAACTCTAAACTGTACAAAAACCTGGCCTGAGTTATAAGAACAAAATATTAccagttttaatatttttacataataCGTGCTCTGCACTTTGTAGTCTCTTGAATTTTCCTTCCAAATTGTCTAGTCACATACCgggttttttttattaagtttataTGAACTTCTAATTTTTTGTCCCACTGAGTCACTGTCAGACTTAACTAATTTTAATTGTAGactaaaaaaattatttcctttttattgtatatataaatatatgtttgactgcatgtatgtatgtgctctgTAGGCATACAGTGCTTGtggcagacagttgtgagttgccatgtgaaTGTGTGGATAACTGTTAAGCCCAGTTTTCAGATTCTTGTCTCATGTCAATCAACTTGTAGTTTCCTTGCATGTTTCTTCCTCCTCACAGGAGTTCTAAAACAGCATTCCATTAGGTTTTCAGGTTCAAACATGGAGAGCCACTTacttttcttctatagtttttaCTGCTTTTTTTAGAATTACTTGTTTACAATTCCAGTTTTTTACTTCATGTACAGTATGAAACATCTTTTGGTTTTTCGTTCTGGTAAAACTGTCATAGAACAGATTAAGCATACCATTATagttttgcatttgtgtgtgtgtgtgtgtgtgtgtgtgtgtgtgtccgtctgtgcgcttgtatgtgtgtgtacattccaCAGcatctgtagaggtcagaagacaaccctctacctttactctttttgtagAATTAAAGTCATTGCTAGGTTTATGTGGTGaccatctttacctgctgagctatgtAGTTGGCCTCATGCTTATCGACCCTTTTCATAATTGTACTGGGTCATTTAAGCTTAAATCTCAGTAATAGTCATACTCTGCAGTCCTGTCATCctgtagattttcttttaaatatttaggcCATCACATGCATTTTGGCTACTAAATCCTTTTTGATTACTTTTTTCCTAATGTTGAGCAGTTCTGTGCTTTTGCATTCTGCTGATCTTAGATGGACcatttactttctttgttttcGTTTGAGAGAAGATCTCACACTAGGTAGCTTTAGCTGAAACTTAAAGAAATCTACCTAACTTTTCGAGTGTGGGAGATCAATTGGCATATGTCACTGTGCCCTGCTCTGGCATGTTTGTTAAGTATTTGTTCTCATTGATAATAGCAgtgttattttttattctttttgtcatttaatttttttgagttctttgtttactAATTGCTTTATGGTATACTTTAGtgtgtaaaaatgtaaaattctgAATAAAACTTCCTTTGATTCTTATATTTATAATTCTTGTCTAGGTAGTATTTTAAATTGTAGAatagacttttaacattgttttctttttcttttcttttgtttgtgtcttttttttttttttttttttagttgcaaCTACTGGCCCTTCAGTATATTATAGTCAGTCACCTGCATATAATTCCCAGTATCTTCTCAGACCAGCAGCTAATGTAACTCCCACAAAGGTAACAAAGGAAAAGTGTATACAATAATaactatttacattttaaatgtttagatttcttttaaagaaattgaaaagagtAGTTCAGTATTGGAGGATATGTGACGTTTGATTTAGGCATTTCTTAGTCATCTTTGTATTAACAATAAGTTGGAACATttggaatattttaaatgtaggaGGACTGGGTGGTTTTGGCCCTTGTGTTATTCTGTTTTGATAGGAATAAAGCTAGTTATTCTTGCTTGGTTAGCTGATTTATTGCCATCCTATTGACTCAACCCGGATATTATGACGGTAATAGTCTAGGACAGAGCTGGGGATGCACTGATACACTTAGATCCTTATTCTTATGCTCACTGTCAActtggcactttttttttaaaacctgtgtACCTCTTAGGCCACctatttttaaatgagaataaTACTAAAGTTAATAAGAGTTTTTGAGGCCCCTAAAGTAAGTAAAAATGTTTACAACAGTGCCTAGTTGTTATATTAATAAATGATTAATGAATTTTAGTAATAATCATTACGGTTAACCTTTAGTAATTGTTTAgtgaatgaagaaaatatattttttaatcattgtaaGTACAGATTTTGGAGGTGCTGTcttatcaaatatatattcaggTTGTCTTTGCAGTACCATTGGTGCTCGTTAAGGTGTTGTGTGCATTGGTGCTTTCTGCTGAGTGATACTCTAATTTGAGGGTTGTGAGAGTTGATTAGTTTGTagatttttatagttttaagaataATCCATaaagtattttgattttttttttcttttagggtcCAGTTTATGGCATGAATAGGCTTCCACCTCaacaacatatttatgcataTTCACAACAGATGCACACACCACCAGTGCAAAGTTCATCTTCTTGTATGTTCTCTCAGGAAATGTATGGTCCTCCCTTGCGTTTTGAGTCTCCTGCAACAGGAATTCTATCACCCAGGGGTGATGATTACTTTAATTACAATGTTCAGCAGACAAGCACAAATCCACCTTTGCCAGAACCAGGGTATTTCACAAAGCCTCCACTTGTAGCTCATGCTTCAAGATCGGGAGAATCAAAGGTTATAGAATTTGGAAAATCCAATTTTGTTCAGCCCATGCAGGGTGAAGTAATAAGGCCACCTTTGGCAACACCAGCACATACAACACAGCCAACTCCCTTTAAATTTAACTCAAATTTCAAATCAAATGACGGTGACTTCACATTTTCATCACCACAGGTAGTGACACAGTCTCCTTCAACAGCTTACAGTAACAGTGAAAGTCTTTTAGGTCTCCTGACCTCAGATAAACCTTTACAAGGAGATGGCTATAGTGGACTAAAACCAATATCAGCTCAAACTGGTGGGTCTCGGAATACATTCAGTTTTGGAAGCAAAAGTACACTTACAGAAAACATGGGCCCAAATCAGCAGAAAAATTTTGGTTTTCGTCGAAGTGATGATATGTTTACTTTTCACGGTCCAGGAAAGTCCATATTTACAACACCTACTTCAGAACTGGCAAATAAAAGTCATGAAACAGATGGAGGAAGTGCTCATGGAGATGAAGAGGATGATGGTCCTCACTTTGAGCCTGTGGTACCTCTTCCTGACAAGATAGAAGTAAAAACGggtgaggaagatgaagaagaattcTTTTGCAATCGTGCAAAGTTGTTCCGTTTTGATGGTGAATCCAAAGAATGGAAGGAACGTGGGATAGGCAATGTAAAAATACTAAGGCACAAAACATCTGGTAAAATTCGCCTTCTGATGAGACGAGAGCAAGTATTAAAGATCTGTGCAAATCATTATATAAGCCCCGATATGAAACTGACACCAAATGCTGGCTCAGATAGATCTTTTGTATGGCATGCCCTTGATTATGCAGATGAATTGCCCAAACCAGAACAGCTTGCAATTAGATTCAAAACTCCTGAGGAAGCAGCACTATTTAAGTGTAAATTTGAAGAGGCCCAGAACATTTTAAAAGCCTTAGGAACAAATGCCTCTACAGCAGCAAATCATACTCTTAGAATTGTCAAAGAACCTGCAACTCAGGATAACAAGGACATTTGCAAATCTGATGGTGGAAACTTGAACTTTGAATTCCAGATTGTAAAGAAGGAAGGGCCTTTCTGGAATTGTAACAGCTGCTCGTTTAAGAATGCTGCAACTGCTACGAAATGTGTATCATGCCAAAATACAAAACCAACGAATGGCAAAGAGCTCCTAGGTTCACCATTAGTTGAAAATGGCTTTGCTTCTAAAACTGGCCCAGAAAATGTTCAAGATCGATTTGCATTGATGACTCCAAATAAAGAAGGTCACTGGGATTGCAGTGTTTGTTTAGTAAGAAACGAACCCACTGTATCTAGGTGCATTGCATGTCAGAACACAAAGTCTGCTAACAAAAATGGGTCTTCCTTTGCTCAAACTTCTTTCAAATTTGGCCAGGGAGATCTTTCTAAGTCTGCTGACAGTGACTTCAGGTCTGTGTTTTCTAAAAAAGAAGGTCAGTGGGATTGCAGTATATGCCTAGTCCGAAATGAAGCAAGCTCTACAAAATGTGTTGCTTGTCAGAACCCAGCAAAACAGGCTCCTGTCTCATCACCTGCTTCTTTTAAGGCTGGCACTTCAGATGTAAGTAAAACTTCAAAGAGTGGATTTGATGACATGTTTGCTAAGAAAGAAGGACAGTGGGATTGTAGTTTGTGCTCAGTGagaaatgaagcaaatgctgtaaaGTGTGTTGCTTGTCAGAATCCAGTTAAACCCAGTTCATCTACCACTGTTACAGTACTTCCCTCTTTCAAGTTTGGTACCTCAGAGATGACTAAGCCTCCCAGGAGTGGATTTGAGGGCATGTTCGCCAAGAAGGAAGGACAATGGGATTGCAGCTTGTGTTTTGTCCGAAATGAAGCAAGTGCTTCTCAATGTATTGCTTGTCAGAATCCAAATAAGCAGAATCAGCCTACATCtgctgtatcagctcctgcctcttcAGAGACAAGCAAATCTCCAAAGTGTGGTTTTGAAGGCTTGTTTACCAGAAAGGAAGGCGAGTGGGAGTGTACTGTTTGTTCTGTACAAAATGAGAGCTCTTCCCTAAAATGTGTGTCTTGTGATGCCTCCAAGCCAACTCATAAGCCTATTGCAGAAGCTCCTTCAGCTTTCACAGTGGGCTCAAAGTCACAGTTAAATGAATCTGCAGGAAGTCAAGTGGGAACAGAATTCAAAAGTAACTTtccagaaaagaattttaaagttGGCATATCAGAGCAGAAATTTAAATTTGGGCATGTGGATCAAGAAAAAACACCCTCCTTCACCTTTCAGGGTTCTTCTAATACAGAATTTAAGTCAATCAAGGATGGATTTAGTTTTTGCATTCCTGTATCTGCTGATGGGTTTAAGTTTGGCATTCAGGAGAAGGGAAATCAAGAGAAGAAGAGTGAGAAACATCTTGAAAATGATCCTGGTTTCCAAGCTCATGATACTAGTGGTCAGAAGAATGGTAGTGGTGTGGTCTTTGGTCAGACAAGCAGCACCTTCACCTTTGCAGATCTTGCAAAGTCAACTTCAAGAGAAGGATTTCAGTTTGGCAAGAAAGACCCTAATTTCAAGGGATTTTCAGGTGCAGGAGAAAAATTATTCTCATCACAAAGTGGCAAAGTGGCTGAGAAAGCAAATACTTCTGATCTTGAGAAAGATGACGATGCCTATAAGACCGAGGACAGCGATGACATCCATTTTGAACCAGTAGTGCAGATGCCGGAAAAAGTGGAACTTGTAACAGGGGAAGAAGATGAAAAAGTTTTGTATTCTCAAAGGGTGAAATTATTTAGATTTGATGCTGAGATAAGTCAGTGGAAAGAAAGAGGTTTGGGGAActtaaaaattctcaaaaatgaaGTCAATGGTAAACTAAGAATGCTGATGCGAAGAGAACAAGTACTAAAAGTTTGTGCCAATCATTGGATAACCACTACGATGAACCTGAAGCCTCTCTCAGGGTCAGATAGAGCATGGATGTGGCTAGCCAGTGATTTCTCAGATGGCGATGCTAAACTGGAACAATTGGCTGCAAAGTTTAAAACGCCAGAACTAGCTGAAGAATTCAAGCAGAAATTTGAGGAGTGTCAAAGACTTCTCTTAGACATTCCACTTCAGACACCCCATAAACTTGTAGATACTGGCAGGGCTGCTAAATTAATACAAAGAGCTGAGGAAATGAAGAGCGGACTGAAAGATTTCAAAACATTTTTGACAAATGATCAAGCAaaagtgactgaggaagagaacACAAGTTCAGGTGCAGATGCTTCCAGTGCCTCAGACACTACAGTCAAGCAAAACCCTGATAACACTGGGCCCGCCTTAGAATGGGATAACTATGACTTACGGGAAGACGCCTTGGATGACAGTGTCAGCAGCAGCTCAGTTCATGCTTCTCCATTGGCAAGCAGCCCTGTGCGGAAAAACCTCTTCCGCTTTGGTGAGTCAACTACAGGATTTAACTTCAGTTTTAAATCTGCTCTGAGTCCATCTAAGTCTCCTGCCAAGTTGAACCAGAGTGGAACTTCAGTTGGCACTGATGAAGAGTCTGATGTTActcaagaagaagagagagatggaCAGTACTTTGAACCTGTTGTTCCCTTACCTGATCTAATTGAAGTATCCAGTGGTGAGGAAAATGAACAAGTTGTTTTTAGTCACAGAGCAAAGCTCTACAGATATGATAAAGATGTTGGTCAGTGGAAAGAAAGAGGCATTGGAGATATAAAAATTTTACAGAATTACGATAATAAACAGGTTCGCATAGTGATGAGAAGGGACCAGGTATTAAAACTTTGTGCCAATCATAGGATAACTCCAGATATGACTTTGCAAACTATGAAAGGGACTGAAAGAGTATGGGTGTGGACTGCATGTGATTTtgcagatggagaaagaaaaatagaacattTAGCTGTTCGTTTTAAACTACAAGATGTTGCAGACTCATTTAAGAAAATTTTTGATGAAGCAAAAACAGCACAAGAAAAAGATTGTTTGATAACACCTCATGTTTCTCATCTGAGCACCCCTAGAGAGTCACCATGTGGCAAAATTGCTATTGCTGTCTTAGAAGAAACCACAAGAGAAAGGACAGATTTAACTCAAGGAGATGAGGTAGTAGATACAACTTCAGAGGCTGGAGAAACATCTAGCACTTCTGAAACAACACCAAAAGCAGTAGTTTCTCCTCCTAAGTTTGTATTTGGCTCTGAATCTGTTAAAAGCATTTTTAGTAGTGAAAAATCAAAGCCATTTGCATTTGGCAACAGTTCAGCCACTGGTTCTTTGTTTGGATTTAGTTTTAATGCACCTTTGAAAAATAGCAATAGTGAAATTAGTTCAATAGTCCAGAGTGGATCTGAAGGGAAAGTAGACCCTGACAAAGGCGAGCTGCCACCGAACTCTGACATCAAGCAATCTTCTGATGGCAAAGTCAAGAATCTCATTGCCTTTTCAAAAGAGACCTCTTCAACGTTtaaaacaccagaaaagggtaAGTACTTAGTCTTTACAGctaagtagattttttttaaatgtttacctttGACTCTTTATAGGAAACTCATTTTAGTCAAAGTTGTCA includes:
- the Ranbp2 gene encoding E3 SUMO-protein ligase RanBP2 isoform X1; translation: MRRSKAEVERYIASVQGSAPSPREKSMKGFYFAKLYYEAKEYDLAKKYISTYINVQERDPKAHRFLGLLYEIEENTDKAVECYKRSVELNPTQKDLVLKIAELLCKNDVTDGRAKYWVERAAKLFPGSPAIYKLKEQLLDCKGEDGWNKLFDLIQSELYARPDDVHVNIRLVELYRSNKRLKDAVAHCHEADRNMALRSSLEWNSCVVQTLKEYLESLQCLDSDKSTWRATNKDLLLAYSNLMLLTLSTRDVQESRELLESFDSALQSVKSSVGGNDELSATFLETKGHFYMHVGSLLLKMGQQSDIQWRALSELAALCYLIAFQVPRPKVKLIKGETGQNLLEMMAHDRLSQSGHMLLNLSRGKQDFLKEVVESFANKSGQSALCDALFSSQSSKDRSFLGNDDIGNLDGQVPDLDDLARYDTGAVRAHSGSLQHLTWLGLQWNSLPTLPAIRKWLKQLFHHLPQETSRLETNAPESICILDLEVFLLGVIYTSHLQLREKSNSHHTSYQPLCLPLPVCRQLCTERQKSWWDAVCTLIHRKALPGTSAKLRLLVQREINSLRGQEKHGLQPALLVHWAQSLQKTGSSLNSFYDQREYIGRSVHYWRKVLPLLKMIRKKNSIPEPIDPLFKHFHSVDIQVSEIGEYEEDAHITFAILDAVNGNIEDAMTAFESIKNVVSYWNLALIFHRKAEDIENDALSPEEQEECKNYLRKTRDYLIKILDDSDSNISVVQKLPVPLESVKEMLNSVMQELEDYSEGGTLYKNGCFRSADSELKHSTPSPTKYSLSPSKSYKYSPKTPPRWAEDQNSLLKMICQQVEAIKKEMQELKLNSNNSASPHRWPAEHYRQDPVPDGYQGSQTFHGAPLTVATTGPSVYYSQSPAYNSQYLLRPAANVTPTKGPVYGMNRLPPQQHIYAYSQQMHTPPVQSSSSCMFSQEMYGPPLRFESPATGILSPRGDDYFNYNVQQTSTNPPLPEPGYFTKPPLVAHASRSGESKVIEFGKSNFVQPMQGEVIRPPLATPAHTTQPTPFKFNSNFKSNDGDFTFSSPQVVTQSPSTAYSNSESLLGLLTSDKPLQGDGYSGLKPISAQTGGSRNTFSFGSKSTLTENMGPNQQKNFGFRRSDDMFTFHGPGKSIFTTPTSELANKSHETDGGSAHGDEEDDGPHFEPVVPLPDKIEVKTGEEDEEEFFCNRAKLFRFDGESKEWKERGIGNVKILRHKTSGKIRLLMRREQVLKICANHYISPDMKLTPNAGSDRSFVWHALDYADELPKPEQLAIRFKTPEEAALFKCKFEEAQNILKALGTNASTAANHTLRIVKEPATQDNKDICKSDGGNLNFEFQIVKKEGPFWNCNSCSFKNAATATKCVSCQNTKPTNGKELLGSPLVENGFASKTGPENVQDRFALMTPNKEGHWDCSVCLVRNEPTVSRCIACQNTKSANKNGSSFAQTSFKFGQGDLSKSADSDFRSVFSKKEGQWDCSICLVRNEASSTKCVACQNPAKQAPVSSPASFKAGTSDVSKTSKSGFDDMFAKKEGQWDCSLCSVRNEANAVKCVACQNPVKPSSSTTVTVLPSFKFGTSEMTKPPRSGFEGMFAKKEGQWDCSLCFVRNEASASQCIACQNPNKQNQPTSAVSAPASSETSKSPKCGFEGLFTRKEGEWECTVCSVQNESSSLKCVSCDASKPTHKPIAEAPSAFTVGSKSQLNESAGSQVGTEFKSNFPEKNFKVGISEQKFKFGHVDQEKTPSFTFQGSSNTEFKSIKDGFSFCIPVSADGFKFGIQEKGNQEKKSEKHLENDPGFQAHDTSGQKNGSGVVFGQTSSTFTFADLAKSTSREGFQFGKKDPNFKGFSGAGEKLFSSQSGKVAEKANTSDLEKDDDAYKTEDSDDIHFEPVVQMPEKVELVTGEEDEKVLYSQRVKLFRFDAEISQWKERGLGNLKILKNEVNGKLRMLMRREQVLKVCANHWITTTMNLKPLSGSDRAWMWLASDFSDGDAKLEQLAAKFKTPELAEEFKQKFEECQRLLLDIPLQTPHKLVDTGRAAKLIQRAEEMKSGLKDFKTFLTNDQAKVTEEENTSSGADASSASDTTVKQNPDNTGPALEWDNYDLREDALDDSVSSSSVHASPLASSPVRKNLFRFGESTTGFNFSFKSALSPSKSPAKLNQSGTSVGTDEESDVTQEEERDGQYFEPVVPLPDLIEVSSGEENEQVVFSHRAKLYRYDKDVGQWKERGIGDIKILQNYDNKQVRIVMRRDQVLKLCANHRITPDMTLQTMKGTERVWVWTACDFADGERKIEHLAVRFKLQDVADSFKKIFDEAKTAQEKDCLITPHVSHLSTPRESPCGKIAIAVLEETTRERTDLTQGDEVVDTTSEAGETSSTSETTPKAVVSPPKFVFGSESVKSIFSSEKSKPFAFGNSSATGSLFGFSFNAPLKNSNSEISSIVQSGSEGKVDPDKGELPPNSDIKQSSDGKVKNLIAFSKETSSTFKTPEKGFNFSLFKSNPMAFWTSIPTSQPESKAREKNKPEDPPSDTDILIVYELTPTPEQKALAEKLLLPSTFFCYKNRPGYVSEEEEDDEDFEMAVKKLNGKLYVDDSEKPLEENLADNDKECVIVWEKKPTVEERAKADTLKLPPTFFCGVCSDTDEDNGNGEDFQSELRKVQEAQKSQSEKVTNTVGIEQTGETEATNPDGSKSEEPDSDTKHSSSSPVPGTMDKPVDLSTKKETDMEFPSQGESKTVLFGFGSGTGLSFADLASSNSGDFAFGPKDKNFQWANTGAAVFGTQSTSKDGDDEDGSDEDVVHNEDIHFEPIVSLPEVEVKSGEEDEEVLFKERAKLYRWDRDVSQWKERGIGDIKILWHSVKNYYRILMRRDQVFKVCANHVITKAMELKPLNFSNNALVWTASDYADGEAKIEQLAVRFKTKEITECFKKKIEECQQNIMKLQNGQVSLAAELSKETNPVVFFDVCVDGEPLGRIIMELFSNIVPQTAENFRALCTGEKGFGFKNSIFHRVVPDFICQGGDITKYNGTGGQSIYGDKFDDENFDLKHTGPGLLSMANCGQNTNSSQFFITLKKAEHLDFKHVVFGFVKDGMDTVRKIESFGSPKGSVSRRICITECGQL